One window of the Zea mays cultivar B73 chromosome 3, Zm-B73-REFERENCE-NAM-5.0, whole genome shotgun sequence genome contains the following:
- the LOC100383570 gene encoding Protein NSP-INTERACTING KINASE 3 precursor → MRAREPRMWMGWCWVALAALLALILPPSNATLSPAGINYEVVALMAIKTELEDPYNVLDNWDINSVDPCSWRMVTCSSDGYVSALGLPSQSLSGKLSPGIGNLTRLQSVLLQNNVISGPIPSTIGRLGMLKTLDMSDNQLTGSIPGSLGNLKNLNYLKLNNNSLSGVLPDSIASIDGFALVDLSFNNLSGPLPKISARTFIIAGNPMICGNNSGDSCSSVSLDPLSYPPDDLKTQPQQGIGRSHHIATICGATVGSVAFVAVVVGMLLWWRHRRNQQIFFDVNDQYDPEVCLGHLKRYAFKELRAATNNFNSKNILGEGGYGIVYKGYLRDGSVVAVKRLKDYNAVGGEVQFQTEVEVISLAVHRNLLRLIGFCTTESERLLVYPYMPNGSVASQLREHINGKPALDWPRRKRIALGTARGLLYLHEQCDPKIIHRDVKASNVLLDEYFEAIVGDFGLAKLLDHRESHVTTAVRGTVGHIAPEYLSTGQSSEKTDVFGFGVLLVELITGQKALDFGRVANQKGGVLDWVKKLHQEKQLGTMVDKDLGSSYDRVELEEMVQVSLLCTQYHPSHRPRMSEVIRMLEGDGLAERWEASQNVDTPESVSSELLLQKYMDFAADECSLGLEAMELSGPR, encoded by the exons ATGCGGGCGCGGGAGCCCCGGATGTGGATGGGGTGGTGCTGGGTGGCGCTCGCTGCTCTGCTCGCCTTGATCCTGCCGCCGTCCAACGCCACGCTCTCCCCTGCCGGCATCAACTACGAAG TGGTGGCTCTGATGGCCATCAAGACGGAGCTGGAGGACCCCTACAACGTGCTCGACAACTGGGACATCAACTCCGTCGACCCCTGCAGCTGGAGGATGGTCacgtgctcctccgacggctacGTCTCCGCCTT AGGACTGCCTAGCCAGAGCTTGTCTGGGAAGTTATCACCCGGCATCGGTAACCTCACCAGGCTGCAATCTGT GCTGTTGCAGAACAACGTGATTTCTGGACCTATTCCCAGTACGATAGGAAGGCTGGGGATGCTAAAGACTCTTGACATGTCAGATAACCAGCTCACGGGGAGTATCCCAGGCTCGCTTGGAAATCTGAAGAACCTCAATTATTT GAAGTTGAACAATAATAGCTTGTCTGGAGTTCTGCCTGATTCAATTGCCAGCATTGATGGTTTTGCTCTCGT AGATCTTTCGTTTAACAATCTCAGTGGCCCATTACCCAAGATTTCTGCAAGAACCTTTAT CATAGCTGGAAATCCAATGATTTGTGGTAATAATTCTGGAGATAGCTGCTCTTCTGTGTCACTTGACCCACTCTCTTACCCACCAGATGATCTGAAAA ctcagccacaacaaGGTATTGGAAGGAGCCATCATATTGCTACAATATGTGGAGCAACTGTTGGTTCAGTGGCTTTTGTCGCTGTTGTAGTTGGTATGCTTCTTTGGTGGCGTCATAGGCGAAATCAGCAGATCTTTTTTGATGTTAACG ATCAATATGATCCAGAAGTTTGTTTGGGTCATCTAAAGCGGTATGCTTTCAAGGAGCTCCGTGCAGCTACTAATAATTTTAACTCAAAGAACATCTTAGGTGAAGGTGGATATGGCATAGTATACAAGGGTTATTTGCGTGATGGCTCCGTTGTTGCTGTTAAAAGGCTGAAGGATTATAATGCCGTCGGTGGGGAAGTTCAATTCCAAACTGAAGTTGAAGTCATAAGCTTGGCTGTGCATCGTAATCTCCTCCGTCTTATTGGGTTCTGCACTACGGAGAGCGAGAGGTTACTTGtttatccatatatgccaaatggaAGTGTTGCTTCTCAATTGCGGG AACATATAAACGGCAAGCCAGCTCTAGACTGGCCAAGGAGAAAGAGGATAGCGCTAGGCACGGCACGGGGCCTGCTCTACCTTCACGAGCAATGCGACCCGAAGATAATCCACCGGGACGTAAAGGCTTCCAACGTGCTTCTCGACGAGTACTTCGAAGCGATCGTGGGAGACTTCGGGCTGGCGAAACTCCTGGACCACAGGGAGTCCCACGTCACGACCGCGGTGCGCGGGACCGTCGGGCACATCGCGCCGGAGTACCTGTCGACGGGCCAGTCGTCGGAGAAGACCGACGTGTTTGGGTTCGGGGTTCTGTTAGTCGAGCTGATCACTGGGCAGAAGGCGCTGGATTTCGGAAGGGTGGCGAACCAGAAGGGTGGAGTGCTCGACTGG GTGAAGAAACTCCACCAAGAAAAGCAGCTAGGCACGATGGTGGACAAGGACCTGGGCAGCAGCTACGACAGGGTGGAGCTGGAGGAGATGGTCCAGGTGTCCTTGCTGTGCACGCAGTACCACCCGTCCCACCGGCCCAGGATGTCCGAGGTGATCAGGATGCTGGAGGGGGACGGGCTCGCGGAGAGATGGGAGGCGTCGCAGAACGTGGACACGCCGGAGTCCGTCTCGTCGGAGCTCCTGCTCCAGAAGTACATGGACTTCGCAGCGGACGAGTGCTCGCTCGGCCTGGAAGCCATGGAGCTCTCCGGCCCGAGGTGA